One genomic region from Candidatus Taylorbacteria bacterium encodes:
- a CDS encoding ribosome-binding factor A: MEIRDQKIKHAISELAAKFIQEESSGASLVTVTDVRVTNDGKNALILFTALPEEKMKTVELFLKRKRGDFQEYVRLHSRIGRIPFFDFAIDLGEKNRQNIDRISNAK, translated from the coding sequence ATGGAAATACGAGACCAAAAAATTAAACACGCGATATCGGAATTGGCGGCAAAGTTCATCCAAGAAGAATCAAGCGGAGCATCGCTCGTTACCGTCACCGATGTGCGCGTCACGAATGATGGAAAAAACGCTCTCATTCTTTTCACCGCGCTTCCAGAAGAGAAAATGAAAACAGTCGAGCTTTTCCTAAAAAGAAAGCGAGGAGATTTTCAAGAATATGTCCGATTACATTCCAGAATCGGCAGAATCCCCTTCTTCGACTTCGCCATTGATTTAGGCGAAAAAAACAGGCAAAATATCGATAGGATATCAAATGCAAAGTAG
- a CDS encoding translation initiation factor IF-2: MPKSTHKQTPALIKRSPVIAIMGHIDHGKSTLLDYIRKTKVTEGEAGGITQHLGAYEVVHKSPVGVESKITFLDTPGHEAFEGIRTRGASVADVAILVVSAEEGVKPQTLEAMKSIVNAKIPYIVAINKIDSPKADLERTKQSLAEHEIYLEGYGGQIPWTAISGKSGAGISELLDLVLLVAELAELKGDSHINAEGIVIEGHLDAKRGISSMLLIKNGSLKQGQTVVSGKSLASLRNIENFAGEKIVEATFSSPVTVIGWSTLPKVGDTFHTFSNKKEAETYIEKTAPDKIQKSAVASEDASKIQINIILKADTAGSLEAIVSEIKKIKSDMLLIKIVRSDVGEVSLGDIQSAGDLKNVFVLGFNAKIDLQAKNLAERSGITIHIENIIYKLVEWLKKEMEALVPKINVEEARGKAKILKVFSRNKNKQIVGGRVEDGTMYVGEEVKIFRREAEIGKGKIRGLEQQKTRASEAKKDTEFGAEIQCQIEIVPGDKIEGFKIIQK; this comes from the coding sequence ATGCCTAAGAGCACCCACAAACAAACACCTGCTTTGATAAAGCGTTCTCCCGTAATCGCAATTATGGGGCATATTGACCATGGAAAATCGACCCTCTTGGATTATATTAGAAAAACAAAAGTAACCGAGGGCGAGGCCGGAGGCATCACCCAGCATTTGGGAGCGTACGAAGTCGTTCACAAAAGCCCCGTCGGAGTAGAAAGTAAAATTACTTTTTTGGATACTCCCGGACACGAGGCGTTCGAAGGAATCCGGACGAGAGGCGCGTCGGTCGCCGACGTCGCCATACTGGTTGTGTCCGCGGAAGAAGGAGTGAAACCGCAAACGCTCGAAGCAATGAAGTCCATTGTGAATGCAAAAATTCCCTACATAGTCGCCATCAACAAAATCGATTCTCCCAAAGCGGACCTCGAACGCACTAAACAAAGTTTGGCGGAGCATGAAATCTATCTTGAGGGCTATGGAGGTCAAATACCGTGGACAGCAATTTCGGGAAAATCAGGAGCGGGCATTTCGGAGTTGCTCGATTTAGTCCTCTTAGTGGCCGAGCTTGCTGAACTAAAAGGAGACTCGCACATCAACGCGGAAGGCATCGTAATCGAAGGTCATTTGGATGCGAAGCGCGGAATTTCCTCGATGCTTCTCATTAAAAACGGTTCGTTGAAACAGGGACAAACTGTGGTATCCGGAAAAAGCCTTGCGTCTCTGCGGAACATCGAGAACTTCGCGGGAGAAAAAATAGTCGAAGCAACATTTTCCTCGCCGGTAACTGTAATCGGCTGGAGCACCCTCCCCAAAGTGGGCGACACCTTTCACACGTTTTCAAACAAGAAAGAGGCGGAAACGTATATTGAAAAAACCGCGCCGGACAAAATCCAAAAGAGTGCTGTCGCAAGCGAGGATGCGTCAAAGATTCAGATAAATATCATTCTGAAAGCGGATACTGCCGGGTCGCTCGAAGCGATTGTGAGCGAAATCAAAAAAATAAAGAGTGATATGCTCCTCATCAAGATTGTTCGCTCCGATGTGGGAGAAGTCTCGCTCGGGGACATTCAGAGCGCGGGAGATTTAAAAAATGTTTTTGTTCTTGGGTTCAATGCCAAGATTGACTTGCAGGCAAAAAATTTGGCGGAGAGATCGGGAATCACGATTCACATTGAGAACATTATCTACAAGCTCGTGGAGTGGCTCAAGAAAGAAATGGAAGCGTTGGTGCCGAAAATAAACGTGGAAGAAGCGCGGGGAAAAGCGAAAATATTGAAAGTCTTCAGCAGAAACAAAAACAAACAGATTGTGGGAGGCCGGGTAGAAGACGGCACAATGTACGTTGGAGAAGAGGTGAAAATTTTCAGGCGCGAAGCTGAAATCGGAAAGGGAAAAATCCGCGGTCTGGAACAGCAAAAGACAAGAGCATCGGAGGCAAAAAAAGACACCGAATTCGGCGCAGAAATTCAATGCCAAATCGAAATCGTCCCGGGAGATAAGATAGAGGGATTTAAGATTATTCAGAAATAA
- a CDS encoding DUF4446 family protein, which produces MALSVALLLSVLWCVRLEIKIRRMLGKNSKNLESSIIEIYRNVKENAKFQNEMERYLVSVEKRLKRSSQSIETIRFDAFSGNGSGGKQSFATACVNEKGDGVIISSLNARERVSVFSKPVKDWQSLQELSPEEKEALSKAKASLLL; this is translated from the coding sequence ATTGCATTATCAGTTGCTCTGCTTTTGTCTGTGCTCTGGTGCGTAAGACTGGAAATAAAGATCCGAAGAATGTTAGGGAAAAACTCAAAAAACCTGGAGTCTTCGATTATCGAGATATACAGGAATGTGAAAGAAAATGCCAAGTTCCAAAACGAGATGGAACGATACCTCGTCAGTGTTGAAAAAAGGCTTAAGAGATCGTCCCAAAGTATTGAGACAATCCGCTTTGACGCATTCTCCGGAAACGGCTCGGGAGGCAAACAAAGCTTCGCGACTGCCTGCGTCAACGAAAAAGGAGACGGGGTTATTATTTCAAGTTTGAACGCCCGCGAAAGAGTCAGCGTATTTTCTAAACCGGTCAAAGATTGGCAATCGCTTCAAGAGCTCTCGCCGGAAGAAAAAGAAGCGCTCTCTAAAGCGAAAGCTTCGCTTTTGCTTTAG